A window of the Polaribacter batillariae genome harbors these coding sequences:
- a CDS encoding DUF3109 family protein: MFQLGKTIVSEDIIEKDFVCNLSACKGACCIDGEAGAPLDEEETKILEEIYPKVKPFLRKEGIAVLEKEGTWVTSEWDELETPLINGKDCAYVIFDERKTALCGIEEAYNSGEIDWKKPVSCHLYPIRVKDYSEFAAVNYHKWEICDDACSLGKELQVPVYKFVKQALVRKFGQNWYDELEKVAEKHLE; the protein is encoded by the coding sequence ATGTTTCAGTTAGGAAAAACAATTGTATCAGAAGATATTATCGAAAAAGACTTTGTATGCAATTTATCTGCATGCAAAGGGGCTTGCTGTATAGATGGCGAAGCTGGTGCACCTTTAGACGAAGAGGAAACCAAAATTTTAGAAGAAATTTATCCGAAAGTAAAACCTTTTTTGCGCAAAGAAGGTATTGCAGTTCTCGAAAAAGAAGGCACTTGGGTAACCAGTGAATGGGACGAATTAGAAACGCCACTAATTAATGGAAAAGATTGTGCGTATGTTATTTTCGATGAAAGAAAAACGGCACTTTGTGGCATCGAAGAAGCTTACAATTCTGGAGAAATCGACTGGAAAAAGCCAGTTTCTTGCCATTTATACCCAATTAGAGTAAAAGATTATAGCGAATTTGCGGCTGTAAATTACCACAAGTGGGAAATTTGTGATGACGCATGCTCTTTAGGAAAAGAATTGCAAGTGCCTGTTTACAAGTTTGTAAAACAAGCTTTGGTTCGTAAATTTGGACAAAATTGGTACGACGAATTAGAAAAAGTTGCAGAAAAGCATTTGGAGTAA
- a CDS encoding CHAT domain-containing protein: MIKKRILLLLFCPFYLFGFQQKIHQKQLDSLENLYNKGLYNKVLSALKKTNFNDVKEVKDSLLHAKISYLKANSLYGIAKYKASILSYNKVVNYTPNTNAGNNLKGMALFDRAFSEYNLQEYITSYNSVKSAESILSKVKNPNYDYLISIYADISGSATDYGYYDEAEYYLQKGLALYKTHKSKIKTDKNQASKDILLLYKSVVLYATQGKEKPLIYNLTQLKKQRSYRKFNATENLMYAVSLNLVGDFYLNHREKFNLEKALSKAEKYINEALSFLDKKAYPDNEIQFKFNLAKKFRYSKDFKKALHKNEEIIALATKEDARIPFFLAQRGILYLEQKDVDQAAVVFHKMISAIHSEKENLHKDYLNFKPSLDLNHTGLFVEIADMILEAFPKNNKAQNLASKMYVMGLTQFKNVYFKEEFSKKLKDYYNLIFRGILKTKLKGKPTLEAAQIISEIENIENKLDWKNFLQNRTLSKSFLPDSMFTREQKIREQIVDARIKNDSLLIIELNKQISEHRNYLEKLYPKISNSLFTEFSIADFQSKLTKHDVVLRYKFFKDDLFVFKITQSEILTSQINFQEKEIIHQYINILKRGKENKEMAHLLFKKLIPFQINTTENLFIIPDQNLHHLPFETLIDDNENYLVYDYNISYASYLVFINQRKVTSESRQLKAFLPNYASDLQGANAETKSIAQFFPSKIYDKELATKENFIKNSKNALILHLAMHAEIDDKKPELSHFLFSDNEEDKLYLEELYGLKLNSDLAVLSACNTGSGSVNNNLALVSLQRAFNFSGVPSTVSSLWEIPDEATKEIMIYFYENLSKKMPKNKALRLAKQRYLESKTDSNVKVPYYWAGLIVSGDVNPISISENYNFYWIFAFVLACLGFVLFQFFKKS, from the coding sequence TTGATAAAAAAACGAATACTTTTACTGCTTTTTTGCCCTTTTTACCTCTTTGGTTTTCAGCAAAAAATACATCAAAAACAATTAGATTCTTTAGAAAATCTTTACAATAAAGGGCTTTATAATAAAGTTTTAAGCGCATTAAAAAAAACTAATTTTAATGATGTAAAAGAGGTTAAAGACAGCTTACTACATGCCAAAATCTCTTATTTAAAAGCCAATTCTTTATACGGAATTGCAAAATACAAAGCTTCTATTTTATCTTATAATAAGGTTGTTAATTACACACCAAATACCAATGCAGGAAATAACTTAAAAGGAATGGCTCTTTTTGATAGGGCTTTTTCGGAATATAATCTTCAAGAATATATCACTTCTTACAATTCTGTGAAATCTGCAGAAAGTATTTTAAGTAAAGTTAAAAACCCCAATTACGATTATTTAATTTCTATTTATGCAGATATTAGTGGTTCTGCTACAGATTATGGCTATTATGATGAAGCCGAATATTATTTACAAAAAGGTTTAGCTTTATACAAAACCCATAAAAGCAAAATTAAAACAGATAAAAATCAAGCTTCAAAAGATATTTTATTGTTGTATAAATCTGTGGTTTTGTATGCTACTCAAGGCAAAGAAAAGCCGTTAATTTACAACTTAACTCAATTAAAAAAACAAAGAAGCTATCGTAAATTTAATGCCACAGAAAATTTAATGTATGCAGTTTCTTTAAATCTTGTGGGCGATTTTTATTTGAATCACAGAGAAAAATTCAATCTCGAAAAAGCGTTATCGAAAGCAGAAAAATATATCAATGAAGCACTATCTTTTCTCGATAAAAAGGCATACCCAGATAATGAAATTCAATTTAAATTCAATTTAGCCAAAAAATTTAGATACAGTAAAGATTTTAAAAAAGCGTTACACAAAAATGAAGAAATTATTGCTTTAGCAACAAAAGAAGATGCCAGAATTCCGTTTTTCTTGGCACAAAGAGGCATTCTTTATTTAGAACAAAAAGATGTAGATCAAGCTGCAGTTGTTTTTCATAAAATGATTTCTGCGATTCATTCTGAGAAAGAAAACTTACACAAAGATTATTTAAATTTTAAACCTAGTTTAGACCTAAATCATACAGGCTTATTTGTAGAAATTGCAGATATGATTTTGGAGGCTTTTCCTAAAAACAATAAAGCACAAAATTTGGCTTCTAAGATGTATGTAATGGGGTTAACTCAGTTTAAAAATGTGTATTTTAAAGAAGAGTTTAGTAAAAAACTAAAAGACTATTATAACCTAATTTTTAGAGGCATTCTTAAAACAAAATTAAAGGGGAAACCTACTTTAGAAGCGGCTCAAATTATTTCTGAAATTGAAAATATAGAGAACAAATTAGATTGGAAAAACTTTCTTCAAAACAGAACATTAAGCAAATCTTTTTTACCAGATTCAATGTTTACCCGAGAGCAAAAAATTAGAGAACAAATAGTAGATGCTAGAATAAAAAACGACTCGCTTTTAATTATTGAGTTGAATAAACAAATATCTGAACACAGAAATTATTTAGAAAAGTTGTATCCTAAAATTTCAAATTCATTGTTTACTGAGTTTTCGATAGCTGATTTTCAATCGAAACTAACTAAGCATGATGTGGTGTTAAGGTATAAATTTTTTAAAGACGATTTGTTTGTTTTTAAAATAACCCAATCAGAAATTTTAACTTCTCAAATTAATTTTCAAGAAAAAGAAATTATACATCAATACATCAACATTTTAAAAAGAGGTAAAGAAAACAAAGAAATGGCACATTTGCTATTTAAAAAACTCATTCCTTTTCAAATTAATACAACAGAAAACCTGTTTATCATTCCCGACCAAAATTTACATCATTTGCCTTTTGAAACCTTAATTGATGATAATGAAAACTACTTAGTTTACGATTATAATATTTCTTATGCATCGTATTTGGTTTTTATCAATCAAAGAAAAGTTACTTCAGAAAGTCGTCAATTAAAAGCATTTTTACCCAATTATGCATCAGATTTACAAGGAGCAAATGCAGAAACCAAAAGCATTGCACAATTTTTTCCGAGTAAAATTTACGACAAAGAATTGGCAACCAAAGAGAACTTCATAAAAAACTCTAAAAACGCATTAATTTTACATTTAGCAATGCATGCCGAAATTGATGATAAAAAACCAGAACTTAGCCATTTTTTATTTTCTGATAATGAAGAAGATAAGCTATATTTAGAAGAATTATATGGACTGAAATTAAATTCAGATTTAGCAGTTTTAAGTGCTTGTAATACAGGTAGTGGTTCTGTAAATAATAACTTAGCTTTGGTGTCTTTACAAAGAGCGTTTAATTTTTCTGGAGTACCATCTACAGTGTCTAGTTTGTGGGAAATTCCTGATGAGGCTACCAAAGAAATTATGATTTATTTCTATGAGAATTTATCAAAAAAAATGCCTAAAAATAAAGCGTTGAGGTTAGCAAAACAGCGATATTTAGAAAGCAAAACAGATAGCAATGTAAAGGTTCCTTATTATTGGGCAGGTTTAATTGTTTCTGGAGATGTAAATCCAATTTCCATTTCAGAAAATTATAATTTTTATTGGATATTTGCTTTTGTTTTAGCTTGTTTAGGTTTTGTTTTATTCCAGTTTTTTAAGAAGAGTTAA
- a CDS encoding RNA polymerase sigma factor has product MKEHLILEELKKGNNMVLEKVYLDYKKPFFNYAKKFTLSEEDILDIYQDAILAFIENIKTGKLVRLNSSIKTYLFSIGKYVIYNKIKKENTLQIVNSFKESDLKTAKEHEVLFLQELTDEQQLLKKSFGLLGKKCQQILTLFYFRGFNLEEITAHLGYNHKNVVKSQKSRCLKSLKDKMI; this is encoded by the coding sequence ATGAAAGAGCATCTAATTTTAGAGGAATTAAAAAAAGGTAATAATATGGTCTTAGAAAAAGTATATTTAGACTATAAAAAGCCTTTTTTTAATTATGCTAAAAAGTTTACTCTTAGTGAAGAAGATATTTTAGATATTTATCAAGATGCAATTTTGGCTTTTATAGAAAATATTAAAACCGGTAAATTGGTTCGGTTAAATAGCAGTATAAAAACGTATCTTTTTAGTATTGGAAAGTATGTGATTTACAATAAAATTAAGAAAGAAAATACACTACAAATTGTAAATTCTTTTAAAGAAAGTGATTTAAAAACAGCTAAAGAACACGAAGTTTTATTTTTACAAGAGCTTACTGATGAACAACAGTTACTAAAAAAGAGTTTTGGTTTATTGGGTAAAAAATGCCAGCAAATTTTAACCTTATTTTATTTTAGAGGATTTAATTTAGAAGAAATTACAGCGCATTTGGGTTATAATCATAAAAATGTTGTAAAAAGTCAAAAATCGAGATGTTTAAAAAGTTTGAAGGATAAAATGATATGA
- a CDS encoding DUF4412 domain-containing protein, whose product MKKTKLVAVFMLFFLITSSFKAQIWKKIKDKAVQKVENKIDVEVDKTLDKTLEGKQKSKLKKYVFNGQVTITMETESNDKASFNLFFGANKEIVCMQMSTGETNHIYNIITPKKIETFINASGMKIRKTTSAAEFSGYNNLNKIPSKEDLVKTGKTKSILGYTCNEYEYKNDGGIVKAWVTQGNFPIKASYAPVLGMVTNGPLEGFVLELNFSASNGEKSKIYATKIDQNKNLTINLAEYKSLGF is encoded by the coding sequence ATGAAAAAAACAAAATTAGTAGCGGTTTTTATGTTGTTTTTTCTGATAACAAGCTCATTTAAAGCACAAATTTGGAAAAAAATTAAAGACAAAGCAGTACAGAAAGTAGAAAACAAAATTGATGTGGAAGTTGATAAAACGCTCGACAAAACTCTAGAGGGGAAACAAAAATCGAAATTAAAAAAATACGTTTTTAACGGTCAAGTAACCATTACAATGGAAACCGAAAGTAACGACAAAGCAAGTTTTAACCTATTTTTTGGGGCTAATAAAGAAATCGTTTGCATGCAAATGAGTACTGGAGAAACTAACCATATTTACAACATAATTACCCCTAAAAAGATAGAAACATTTATCAATGCTTCTGGGATGAAAATTAGAAAAACTACAAGTGCAGCAGAGTTTTCTGGATATAATAATTTAAATAAAATTCCGTCTAAAGAAGATTTAGTAAAAACAGGAAAAACCAAAAGTATTTTAGGATATACTTGTAACGAATACGAGTATAAAAACGATGGTGGCATTGTAAAAGCTTGGGTCACTCAAGGCAATTTTCCAATAAAAGCTTCATACGCTCCCGTTTTAGGAATGGTTACAAACGGCCCTTTAGAAGGTTTTGTTTTAGAGCTAAATTTTAGTGCTTCAAATGGAGAAAAATCGAAAATTTATGCAACCAAAATAGATCAAAATAAAAATTTAACGATTAATCTAGCAGAATACAAATCTCTTGGGTTTTAA
- a CDS encoding T9SS type A sorting domain-containing protein has translation MKTKLLYLLIFTFTISTYAQLSFIEKNTPFKAMSSGEIKFADVDNDSDLDVLITGNHEDTNNATSTSIAELYLNDGMGNFTLDTSNSFQKMYNTAISFFDFDGDNDLDLLMLGQPDTGQPVSRLYSNNGSGNFTLVTNTPIIGVASGTVITADLDGDNDLDIFLSGYKDVNDGRQSKVYFNDGSGNFVESTNNPFIPVSGASSDAADIDNDNDLDIILSGYDFSNNAYITKLYINNGQGFFSLDSTSSFDGFNNGDIRFEDLDNDGDKDIAIVGGTSAFNIPIQSKLYINTGNGSFTEQNATYDSLILSDFDFEDVDNDNDLDLIIIGMNSTSQTISNLYLNDGSANFTLQSSVNFLTVHKGDVAFADVNNDNKKDILLSGKNISNNGSLDFIKLYMNQSTLSLQNNASSRISIFPNPANTLINIKLRPNPAIKKIVIYNILGEKVLEKNRIEKSEISIDISSLNKGVYLLKTIAEKQTISKKLIVN, from the coding sequence ATGAAAACAAAATTACTTTACTTACTTATTTTTACTTTTACTATAAGTACCTATGCACAATTAAGTTTTATTGAAAAAAACACACCTTTTAAAGCAATGTCAAGTGGAGAAATTAAATTTGCAGATGTAGATAACGACAGTGATTTAGATGTTTTAATAACGGGTAATCACGAAGATACAAACAATGCAACATCAACCTCTATTGCAGAACTGTATTTAAATGATGGTATGGGAAATTTTACCTTAGATACAAGTAATAGTTTTCAAAAGATGTACAATACTGCAATAAGTTTCTTTGATTTTGATGGAGATAATGATTTAGATTTACTCATGTTAGGGCAACCAGATACAGGTCAGCCAGTATCTAGATTATACAGCAATAATGGATCTGGAAATTTCACCTTAGTAACCAACACACCAATAATTGGGGTAGCATCTGGTACAGTAATTACAGCAGATTTAGATGGTGATAATGATTTAGATATTTTTCTTAGTGGTTATAAAGATGTAAATGATGGTAGGCAATCTAAAGTATATTTTAATGATGGATCAGGTAATTTTGTAGAATCAACAAATAACCCGTTTATACCAGTTTCAGGAGCTTCTTCAGATGCTGCAGATATAGATAATGATAACGATTTAGATATTATTCTTTCTGGATATGATTTTTCAAATAATGCATACATCACGAAATTATACATCAATAATGGTCAAGGTTTTTTTAGTTTAGACTCCACAAGTTCTTTTGATGGTTTTAATAATGGAGATATCCGTTTTGAAGATTTAGACAACGATGGCGATAAAGACATTGCCATTGTTGGTGGTACAAGTGCTTTTAACATACCCATACAATCTAAACTATATATAAATACAGGTAATGGTAGTTTTACAGAACAGAATGCCACTTACGATTCTTTAATTTTAAGCGATTTTGATTTTGAAGATGTAGATAATGACAATGATTTAGACCTGATAATTATAGGAATGAACAGTACCTCACAAACAATTTCTAATCTGTATTTAAATGATGGATCAGCAAACTTTACGTTACAAAGTTCTGTAAACTTTTTAACAGTTCATAAAGGAGATGTAGCTTTTGCAGATGTTAATAACGATAATAAAAAAGATATCTTATTGTCAGGTAAAAACATATCTAACAATGGTTCTTTAGATTTTATCAAATTGTACATGAATCAATCTACATTATCATTACAAAATAATGCATCTTCGAGAATTAGCATATTTCCAAATCCAGCAAATACCTTAATAAACATAAAACTTCGTCCAAATCCAGCAATCAAAAAAATAGTCATTTATAATATACTTGGAGAAAAAGTTTTGGAGAAAAATAGAATAGAAAAATCAGAAATATCCATAGACATATCTAGCTTAAATAAAGGAGTTTACCTATTAAAAACCATTGCAGAAAAACAAACCATTTCTAAAAAATTAATAGTCAATTAA
- a CDS encoding energy transducer TonB — protein sequence MKNLKKLPTKQLEKFSNIFTQLGLVLVLFVVYITLEHQTEEKTIETLGISNVVPTYIEPDQNIVFQKEEKVKPKAQKPKVFIPEEVVKGSDDLPETIIDTPKEEPVVLNPDDIVTVDIPEDNDPIVNDVPFIMIEDAPVFKGCEGLSKEENKRCFDKKMKQFVQRNFDAGLASELGLRAGKYKIQTQFLIDDKGNVVDIKIRAPHKKLEKETNDLIKKLPKFTPGKQRNRPVRVRYTLPIAFSVE from the coding sequence ATGAAAAACCTAAAAAAACTACCAACCAAACAATTAGAAAAGTTCTCTAACATTTTTACCCAGTTAGGACTTGTATTAGTGCTCTTCGTTGTTTACATAACACTAGAACACCAAACCGAAGAAAAAACGATAGAAACTTTGGGAATAAGCAATGTAGTACCTACTTATATTGAGCCCGATCAAAACATCGTTTTTCAAAAAGAAGAAAAGGTAAAACCTAAAGCTCAAAAGCCTAAAGTTTTTATTCCAGAAGAGGTTGTAAAAGGAAGTGACGATCTTCCTGAGACTATTATAGATACTCCAAAAGAAGAACCTGTAGTTTTAAATCCAGATGATATTGTAACAGTAGATATTCCTGAAGATAACGATCCTATTGTAAACGATGTTCCTTTTATAATGATAGAAGACGCGCCCGTTTTTAAAGGTTGTGAAGGTTTATCTAAAGAAGAAAATAAACGTTGCTTCGATAAAAAAATGAAACAATTCGTACAACGTAATTTCGATGCTGGTTTAGCAAGCGAATTAGGTTTAAGAGCTGGAAAATATAAAATTCAAACGCAATTTTTAATTGACGATAAAGGAAACGTTGTCGATATAAAAATTAGAGCACCACACAAAAAATTAGAAAAAGAAACCAACGATTTGATTAAAAAATTACCAAAATTTACCCCAGGAAAACAAAGAAACAGACCTGTAAGAGTTCGATATACACTACCCATAGCTTTTAGTGTAGAATAA
- the deoC gene encoding deoxyribose-phosphate aldolase, translated as MNVSRFLDATYLKTAQQAQISEEENLQKVIALVEEAILYDYKLIMIRAKYISIVKRWLADAKSSTLIGTIIGFHEGTSTIEEKLKEAQTAIDLGANELDFVINYKAFKQGNINVITQEVITGTNLCLKNNKVVKWIIEVAALTNKEIIVISQLIKKIVLENFGEANAKNVFVKSSTGFFKTENNLPNGATFETMKLIIENAKPLQIKAAGGVKDYKTAVKMINLGVDRIGTSSSKAIVTKEKQTNQDY; from the coding sequence ATGAATGTCAGTCGATTTTTAGATGCTACTTATTTAAAAACAGCACAACAAGCACAAATTTCTGAAGAAGAAAATTTGCAAAAAGTAATTGCACTCGTAGAAGAAGCCATTTTATACGATTATAAATTAATTATGATTCGTGCAAAATACATCTCTATTGTAAAAAGATGGTTAGCAGATGCAAAATCTTCTACATTAATTGGTACCATAATTGGTTTTCACGAGGGAACATCTACTATTGAAGAAAAATTAAAAGAAGCACAAACAGCGATCGATTTGGGTGCAAATGAGCTAGATTTTGTAATAAATTACAAAGCTTTTAAACAAGGAAACATCAATGTAATAACCCAAGAAGTTATTACAGGTACAAATCTTTGCCTTAAGAATAATAAGGTCGTGAAATGGATTATTGAAGTTGCAGCCTTAACAAATAAAGAAATAATTGTAATTTCACAACTGATTAAAAAAATCGTTTTAGAGAATTTTGGAGAAGCAAATGCAAAAAATGTATTTGTAAAATCGTCCACAGGATTTTTTAAAACCGAAAATAACTTGCCAAATGGTGCAACGTTTGAAACCATGAAGTTAATTATAGAAAACGCAAAACCATTACAAATAAAAGCTGCAGGAGGTGTTAAAGATTATAAAACTGCAGTAAAAATGATAAATTTAGGAGTTGATAGAATTGGCACATCATCATCAAAAGCAATTGTAACCAAAGAAAAACAAACCAACCAAGATTACTAA
- a CDS encoding acyltransferase, with the protein MKEYFAHETAVIDADCSIGKDTKIWHFSHIMSHCVIGESCNIGQNVVVSPKVILGKNVKVQNNVSIYTGVICEDDVFLGPSMVFTNVINPRSAIKRQNEYLKTIVKKGASIGANATIVCGNNIGEYAFVGAGAVVTKEVLSYALVVGNPSKQIGWVSEYGHKLNFDKKGFAICKESQQEYQLKNNTVIKLLGC; encoded by the coding sequence TTGAAAGAATATTTCGCACACGAAACTGCAGTAATAGATGCAGATTGTAGTATAGGAAAAGATACCAAAATATGGCATTTTAGTCATATCATGTCTCATTGTGTTATAGGAGAATCGTGTAACATTGGGCAGAATGTGGTAGTTTCGCCCAAAGTAATTTTGGGTAAAAATGTAAAAGTGCAAAACAATGTTTCTATTTACACAGGCGTTATTTGCGAAGACGATGTTTTTTTAGGACCTTCTATGGTTTTTACAAACGTAATAAATCCAAGAAGCGCCATTAAAAGACAAAACGAATATTTAAAAACCATTGTTAAAAAAGGCGCAAGTATTGGTGCAAATGCGACCATTGTTTGTGGTAATAATATTGGCGAATATGCCTTTGTTGGGGCAGGTGCAGTCGTAACAAAAGAAGTTTTATCGTATGCTTTGGTGGTAGGAAACCCATCTAAACAAATAGGTTGGGTTAGCGAATATGGGCATAAACTAAATTTCGACAAAAAAGGTTTTGCCATTTGTAAAGAGAGCCAACAAGAATATCAATTAAAAAATAATACTGTTATAAAATTATTAGGATGCTAA
- a CDS encoding gliding motility protein RemB has product MLKKYIFLVLLFPTIFYAQTERYPVFDVCKGADIANIKDCFLSTTKKHFFAEFKTPPIVENENYSGVATVLFMVTDQGEFKIIYVNTPYEEVKKEVERAFNVFPKISPARYNNHDIEMKFELPIHFPIEKNTELKKISKNEEPKEDLFAIVEKSRIADSTFLEHNSLLNIPFTHQKYVDYEFAMHKANGTHTASKPYTYSEVNKYFNLTEYKKKFLKPEVKSWVGNKIWNEHLLQVKKKDFWFTLDFLVDVQLGKDNSNVSYTYNNSRILTLNGGLGDKLSYSATVYESQGRFANYLNSYISNRSLLTRPKNSEGLVPGRGKAKGFKEDAFDYPVAEGYLAFQPNKFMQFQFGNGKNFIGDGYRSFVLSDVSSPTTYLKMKVDFWKFQYTNVWMWNTEPSISTVSNPNEHARKYIAAHYLSLNITKKLNIGFFETAISSGEQGFDAGFLNPVIFYRSVEFNRGEDAGNAIIGLTGKYKLNHNISLYSQLVVDEFSVGNLNNLGDWRNKFAYQLGAKYFNAFNIDHLFLQLEYNYARPYTFAHRSPILNYGNYSQPMAHLWGANFYEAVAIARYTKDRWSFNGKLIFGKKGFDFEDEAISYGGNIYQSYDNRFGDTGNELAQGNTAKIFIADFQSSYLLNPSNNLSLFGSFMYRKFAPKEATNAYPQGNTVWFSAGIRADLFNWYKDF; this is encoded by the coding sequence ATGCTAAAAAAATACATATTTCTAGTTTTATTATTCCCAACAATATTTTACGCGCAAACAGAAAGATATCCAGTATTCGATGTTTGTAAAGGAGCAGATATTGCCAATATTAAAGACTGTTTTTTATCGACAACCAAAAAACATTTTTTTGCAGAATTTAAAACCCCACCAATTGTAGAGAACGAAAATTATAGCGGCGTTGCTACGGTTTTATTTATGGTTACAGATCAGGGAGAATTTAAAATTATCTATGTAAACACGCCTTACGAAGAGGTAAAAAAAGAAGTAGAAAGAGCTTTTAACGTGTTTCCAAAAATTTCTCCAGCAAGATATAACAACCACGATATAGAAATGAAGTTCGAACTTCCTATTCATTTTCCAATCGAAAAAAATACGGAACTTAAAAAAATATCAAAAAACGAAGAACCAAAAGAAGATTTATTTGCAATTGTAGAAAAAAGCAGAATTGCAGATTCTACTTTTTTAGAACATAACAGTCTGTTAAACATACCTTTTACACACCAAAAATATGTAGATTACGAATTTGCAATGCACAAAGCAAACGGAACGCATACAGCTTCAAAACCTTATACTTATAGCGAAGTTAATAAATATTTTAACCTAACAGAATACAAAAAGAAATTCTTAAAACCAGAGGTAAAATCTTGGGTTGGTAATAAAATTTGGAACGAACATTTGTTGCAAGTTAAAAAGAAAGACTTTTGGTTTACGCTCGATTTTTTGGTAGATGTGCAATTAGGAAAAGACAATTCGAATGTTTCTTATACCTATAATAACTCCCGAATTTTAACCCTAAATGGAGGTTTGGGCGATAAACTTTCTTACTCTGCAACTGTGTATGAGAGTCAAGGAAGATTTGCAAATTATTTAAATAGCTATATTTCAAATCGTTCTTTATTAACAAGACCAAAAAATTCTGAAGGTTTGGTACCTGGAAGAGGAAAAGCAAAAGGATTTAAAGAAGACGCTTTCGATTACCCAGTTGCAGAAGGTTATTTAGCCTTTCAACCCAATAAATTTATGCAGTTTCAGTTCGGAAATGGTAAAAACTTTATTGGAGATGGTTACAGGTCGTTTGTTCTTTCTGATGTTTCTTCGCCAACCACTTACTTAAAAATGAAGGTCGATTTTTGGAAATTCCAATACACCAATGTTTGGATGTGGAATACAGAACCATCCATTTCTACAGTTTCAAACCCAAACGAACACGCAAGAAAATACATTGCAGCCCATTATTTAAGTTTAAATATTACCAAAAAATTAAACATAGGTTTCTTTGAAACAGCCATTTCATCAGGAGAACAAGGTTTTGATGCTGGTTTTTTAAACCCTGTAATTTTCTATAGATCTGTAGAATTTAATAGAGGAGAAGATGCAGGAAATGCAATTATTGGTTTAACAGGTAAATACAAGTTAAACCATAACATTTCTTTGTATTCTCAATTAGTGGTAGATGAGTTTTCTGTTGGAAATCTAAACAATTTAGGCGATTGGAGAAATAAATTTGCCTATCAATTAGGAGCAAAATATTTTAATGCTTTTAATATAGATCATCTTTTTCTTCAATTAGAATATAACTATGCAAGACCGTACACATTTGCACACAGGTCTCCTATTTTAAATTATGGAAATTACAGTCAGCCAATGGCACATTTATGGGGTGCCAATTTTTATGAAGCAGTTGCAATTGCCAGATATACAAAAGATAGATGGAGTTTTAATGGGAAATTAATTTTTGGTAAAAAAGGATTCGATTTTGAAGACGAAGCCATTAGTTATGGAGGAAATATATATCAATCTTACGATAATCGTTTTGGAGATACAGGAAACGAATTAGCTCAAGGAAACACTGCAAAAATTTTTATTGCAGATTTTCAAAGTAGTTATTTATTAAATCCCTCTAATAATTTAAGTCTTTTTGGAAGTTTTATGTATCGTAAATTTGCTCCAAAAGAAGCAACAAATGCATATCCACAGGGCAATACAGTTTGGTTTTCGGCAGGAATAAGAGCCGACTTGTTTAATTGGTATAAAGATTTTTAA